AACGCCTGTTCTATACATCCTCTCGGGTCGACCGAGCTGCGTTCGTCATCGGGCGCTTATCGTTCTGCTTCGGTTCTTGCTGCTTTCGAGGAGAAAAACATGGTTCAAGCATTTCCCCTGCCGAGCTTCCTTCGTTCACTCTCGATGCTCGTCGCGCTTTCCGTATCGGCCACTGCAATCGCCGCCGATCCAGTACCCAATCCCTATCTCGCGGCGGAAAAGGCCGCGATCACGCACTTCGATTCGGCCCAGACCGACGCACTGCCCTACCTGATACCGGGAGGTACGCGTTCCGTCACCTCGCCGCTGCTCCTGCTCAAACCGCAGGTAGTCGCCGGGCCGATCAACATCATGACACTTGCCTCGACCTCGCCGAACTACATGTGGGGGGTATCGTCGACCGCGGTGACTTACATTTCGGTGTCCGGCACGAGCTTCACACCGGTGAGCCAACTCCTGCTGCCGGGCGTGACGCAGACGGTGATCGACACCCTGACCGGACTGCTGACCGATCCGATCCCCACGATCGCGCAAGCGCAGGACGTGGTCGATCAGATCCTCCCGACCGGTGGTCGCGTGTCGTTTCCGAGTGCCTACAGCTTGGTTGACAACAACAACGTGCTCTACACGAACGTGGGCAAGAAAATCTTTGCCTTTGCGCTCAACTCGCCTTCGTTGCCCGTTCTCGGCATCAGTGTCGTGCGGACGCTCGATACCACTGCCTTTCTGCAAAGCGACGAGAACATCACCGGGGTGGTGATGACCTACGACGGCAAACTCGTCGTGCTCGGCACACGCTCGGTGACGGTGGTCGACCGTTCCTTCGCCGGAACGCCCCATACCCTGACCTTCGGCTCCGACGAGAGCATCAGCAATTCGGCCGCTGTCGATCCGGACGGCGGCATCTACGTCGTCTCCGACAAGATCATGCGCAAGCTCGTATGGACCGGCGCAACGCTGTCGCAGAATGCCTCCGACGGCGCGTGGAGCTCGCCGTATCCGACCGGTGACACTTACCCGACGATCTTCGGTTCGGGCTCGGGCGCTACGCCGACACTGATGGGCTTCGGCAGTGATCCGGACAAGCTCGTCGTCATCACCGACGGCAAGCAGCGCATGGGGCTCGTGGCGTTCTGGCGCGATGCGATTCCCGCGGGCTTCACGAATCGCATCGCCGGGCAGATCCAGGTCAACTGCGGCCTGCCTGCGGGGTACCAAATCCAGTCCGACCAGTCTGTGGCGGTCAATGGCTATGGCGCTTTCGTAGTGAACAACGTGTCGGCGGCCGACGGTAGCACCGGCAGCGGCACGTCGGCGCTTGTCGATGGATTTCTGCGCGGCCCCGTGCTGCCGTCGCCGATCGGCGTCGAGCGCTTCACCTGGGACACCGCTTCGCATAGCTGGTCGTCGACTTGGGCACGGGCGGACATCTCGTCGAACACGATGATCCCGGCGATCAGCTCGGGCTCCAATGCCGTCTATGTCAACGGCTACTACCAGAACGGTTTGGGCTGGGTCGTCACGGGGCTCGACTGGAACACCGGCAGCACGGTGCATCAGACGATCCTCGGCACCGGACCGCTCGGCAATGGTTACTACGCCATCATGGAGTTCCTGCCCGGTGGCGATCTGCTGTTCAACAGTGTGATCGGACCGACACGAATCCAGTTGCCCAGCGGGGTGATCCTGCCGCTGTAGCTTGTGCCAATCGAGGGGGTCTAACCCGATACCACGCCCCCACCTTGAACGCCAGACCGCTTTGAGCAGCGCCAGTCAACGCCACTATGCTGGTGATTACCCCGGCTAGAAGGAGAGCGCCGTGCCGGAGCAACTTACGAAGCATCCTGACGTCACGCTGCAGGTCTTGCGCAGCGCCGGCGCCCAATGTGGCGAGGGAGCGCCTCAGACGATACTCAGGCAATGCCCGGAAAAGCAGTTCTGCAAGCTGCCCGGGGGGGAAATCTGCGTTTACGGGCTGCCGGAAGCCGTAAGGATGACGCAGCTCACCGGGGCGGACTGGCAAGTGGTTCTGCGCGGTGTCGGCCCCGGAGAAGCCGCAAGCGGCTCGGAAAGCCATCACGGCTTGCTCTTGGGCGGCGCGGGCGTGGTGGTCGGCGTGCTTGTCGGCATCCTCGCGATGAAGCTCAGGGGGCGTTGAGCGCTGTCCGGCACCGGCGCGTCACCGGAAGGGCGGCCCGCCCTTCCGTCGCGCGGACCCGCGTCGGCAAGCCGGAGCCGGTTTCCGGTGCCCAGGACCGGGCGCCGGATGGCGCATCCCCCAAGGCACCGTAGCGGGGGGCGAGGCCAAAGCCCGGCGTTCAGTCCAGCGTGCCGCGGTAGAACCTCACCGCAACCGCCATCACCACGGCAGTGAACAGCAGCATCGGCCAGATGTCCGGCCACAGGTCGGCCCAGCCGTTGCCCTTGAGCAGGATGCCGCGCACCAGGCGGTTGAAGTGGGTCAGCGGCAGCACTTCGCCGATCGCTTTGGCCCAGCCGGGCATGCCCTGGAACGGGAACATGAAGCCCGAGAGCAGGATGTTGGGCAGGAAGTAGAACACCGTCAGCTGCATCGCCTGCAGCTGGTTCTTCGCCAGCGACGACAGCGTGATGCCGACGGTGAGGCTGGCGGCGATGAACAGCAGCGCCACGCCGTAGAGCGCGACCAGGCTGCCCTGCATGGGCACGCGGAACACGAAGCGCGCGCCGAGCAGGATGATGCTGGCCTGGATCAGCCCGATGACGATGTAGGGCATGATCTTGCCGGTCATCACCTCGAGCGGCCGCACCGGTGTCGCCAGCAGGTTTTCCATCGTGCCGCGCTCGCGCTCGCGGGTCATCGCCAGCCCGGTCATCATCACCAGCGTCATCGTCAGCACCACGCCCATCAGCCCGGGGACGACGTTGTACTGGGTGATCGCTTCCGGGTTGTACAAGCGGTGGATGCGCACGTCGAACGGCGGCTCGCCGGCGGCCAGATGCGCGAGCGGGCCGGTCAGATCGCGGCGGCTGACGACGTCGACGAGCTGGCTGGCGGCACCGAGCGCCATCCCGGTCGCAGTCGGGTCGGTCGCGTCGGCCTCGAGCAGCAGCGACGGCCGCTCGCCGCGCAGCAGGCGGGCGGTGAAATCGGCCGGGATGTTGAGCACGAACAGCACCCTGCCCTGCGCCAGCGCCGCCCGGCCGGCTTCTTCGTCCGGCAGCGTGCCGACGATGTCGAAATAGCTCGACGACTGCATCGCCGCGACGTAGGAGCGGGTAAATTCGCTCTGGTCGGCGCCGATCACCGCGGTCGGCATATGGCGCGGGTCGGTGTTGATCGCAAAGCCGAACAGCAGCATCTGCACGATCGGGATGCCGACGATCATCGCGAAGGTGATCCGGTCGCGCTTCAGCTGCAGGAACTCCTTGAGCACGATGCTGGCCCAGCGCGCGAACGAGAAGCGGTGGCTCATCGCGCGGCCTCGGCGGCGTTCATCATGTAGATGAACACGTCCTCGAGCCCGGTCTCGACCGGCTCGACGCGCAGCCCGCCGGCCGCGTGCTGCAGCGTGGCCGCGAGCGCTGGCGCGTCGCGGCCGCTGACGTGCAGCGCACCGCCGAACATCACGGTCTGGTCGACGCCGGGCAGGCCGCGCAACCGCTGCGACAGCGCGATCAGCCCGTCGCCGCGGACCGCCCAGGTGCTCAGGCGCTGGCCGGCGACGATCTCGGCCGCCGTTCCCTGCGCGAGCAGCCGGCCGTCGGCGATGTAGCCGAGCTTGTGGCAGCGCTCGGCCTCGTCCATGTAGTGGGTGCTGACGAGCACGCTGATCCCCTGCGCGGCCAGCCGGTGCAGCTCTTCCCAGAAATCGCGCCGCGCCGCCGGATCGACGCCGGCGGTCGGTTCGTCGAGCAGCAGCAGTTGCGGTTTGTGCAGCATGCACGCGGCCAGCGCCAGCCGCTGCTTCCAGCCGCCCGAGAGCGAGCCGGTCAGCTGCTTCGCCCTTGCCGTCAGCCCGAGCCCGTCCAGCGCCGCGGCAACCGCGGCCTTGCGGTCGGGCATCTCGTACATCCGCGCGATGAAATCGAGGTTCTCGCGGATCGTCAGGTCGTCCCAGTACGAGAACTTCTGCGTCATGTAGCCGACCTGGCGCTTGATCAGCTCGCGCTGCGTGCGGATGTCGTGGCCGAGGCAGCGCCCCTGCCCCGAATCGGGCGTCAGCAGGCCGCACATCATCCGGATCGACGTCGTCTTGCCGCTGCCGTTCGGGCCGAGGAAGCCGAAGATCTCGCCGCGGCGCACCTGCAGCGACAGCCCGCGCACGACGTGCTTGCTGCCGAAGTGCTTGTCGAGGCCGGCGACGTCGATCGCGAACTCGCCGGCCGAACCCGGCGCCTCAGCCATCGGGCACGACCTCGACCGGCTGGCCCGGATGCAGCCGCGGCGCATCGGCGGCAGCCGGCCGGGCCTCAAGCATGAACACGAGCTTGTCGCGCGTGTCGTTGCTGTAGATCACCGGCGGCGTGTATTCGGCCGCGGCCGAGATGTAGCTGATTTTCGCCGATACCGGCGCCGGGCAGCCGTCGCAGCGCAGCCGGACCGGCTGGCCCAGCTTCAGGCCGCCGAGCACGGTCTGCGGCACGAAGAAGCGCACCTTGACGTTTTCGGGCGGCAGCAGCCGCAGCACCGGCCGGCCGGCGGCAACCCACTCGCCGGCGCGGTACAGCGTGTCGTCGACCAGGCCGCCGCGCGGTGCGACAACGGTCTTCTGCCCGAGCAGCCAGTCGGCCTGCGCCAGCGCCGCCTGCGCGGCGGCAACCTGTGCGGCCTGCGCCCTGATCTGCTGCGAGCGCCCGGCGAGCACGTCGACCTGCAGCTGGCTCTGCAACTGCCGGACCAGCGCGGCGGTAGCATCGGCACCGGCGGTCGCCTGGTCGAGCTGCTGGCGCGATACCGCACCGGCGCCGACCAGCCCCCGGACGCGCGCCAGCTCGGCGGCGGCGCGGACCGCCTCGGCCTGCGCCTGCACGAGCTGGGCGCGGGTCACGTCGATCTCGGCCGGCCTT
This window of the Jeongeupia sp. USM3 genome carries:
- a CDS encoding ABC transporter permease produces the protein MSHRFSFARWASIVLKEFLQLKRDRITFAMIVGIPIVQMLLFGFAINTDPRHMPTAVIGADQSEFTRSYVAAMQSSSYFDIVGTLPDEEAGRAALAQGRVLFVLNIPADFTARLLRGERPSLLLEADATDPTATGMALGAASQLVDVVSRRDLTGPLAHLAAGEPPFDVRIHRLYNPEAITQYNVVPGLMGVVLTMTLVMMTGLAMTRERERGTMENLLATPVRPLEVMTGKIMPYIVIGLIQASIILLGARFVFRVPMQGSLVALYGVALLFIAASLTVGITLSSLAKNQLQAMQLTVFYFLPNILLSGFMFPFQGMPGWAKAIGEVLPLTHFNRLVRGILLKGNGWADLWPDIWPMLLFTAVVMAVAVRFYRGTLD
- a CDS encoding ABC transporter ATP-binding protein; amino-acid sequence: MAEAPGSAGEFAIDVAGLDKHFGSKHVVRGLSLQVRRGEIFGFLGPNGSGKTTSIRMMCGLLTPDSGQGRCLGHDIRTQRELIKRQVGYMTQKFSYWDDLTIRENLDFIARMYEMPDRKAAVAAALDGLGLTARAKQLTGSLSGGWKQRLALAACMLHKPQLLLLDEPTAGVDPAARRDFWEELHRLAAQGISVLVSTHYMDEAERCHKLGYIADGRLLAQGTAAEIVAGQRLSTWAVRGDGLIALSQRLRGLPGVDQTVMFGGALHVSGRDAPALAATLQHAAGGLRVEPVETGLEDVFIYMMNAAEAAR
- a CDS encoding HlyD family secretion protein, encoding MPRSSAQSFPPRRPRAATPPRRRLAVLALAVLAGCGGPASPTWQGYVEGEYVYVATSQPGRLERLSVERGQQVSAGQPLFALESADEAAAQRQASAQLASAQAQLADLGTGKRPAEIDVTRAQLVQAQAEAVRAAAELARVRGLVGAGAVSRQQLDQATAGADATAALVRQLQSQLQVDVLAGRSQQIRAQAAQVAAAQAALAQADWLLGQKTVVAPRGGLVDDTLYRAGEWVAAGRPVLRLLPPENVKVRFFVPQTVLGGLKLGQPVRLRCDGCPAPVSAKISYISAAAEYTPPVIYSNDTRDKLVFMLEARPAAADAPRLHPGQPVEVVPDG